In Mytilus edulis chromosome 13, xbMytEdul2.2, whole genome shotgun sequence, a single window of DNA contains:
- the LOC139500775 gene encoding neuroglian-like codes for MNPSFLIRLVADLVFINQNRPPSITETGVREVYFKEGEKMKLSCVANGVPKPHYRWTKNGKVFDLIRHKGRIFMQSNTGTLLMKRTKRRDEGVYQCEAWNIEGVSLSDKITVKKAKLEEFIDPKDVTLKVKRGHSVKISCLVPHSTPKANVSWVLWSLIDASVTQVNFDDKRFSQDLKGNLYITNVKDEDYQNGKLYVCMASNDVAGQTTFSNGTVIKPTGKKDANTFIRPHLMWASPEETIGIMGDPLKLKCIFGGNPSPSIQWSFSNNYNNLLVKNKTGISINGQELGFYRLQLTDRGKYTCYVEDRTGDSIEHVINLIVKANPFWLEGGQPSDIHVESRVGTVATFSCKAGGFPTPEISWYINSVSLKESNISAMSENRFQNPNDCTVTITDVRLTDAMVLQCNASNMYGYLFSDFYLNVFEFKQRDT; via the exons ATGAACCCGTCGTTCCTTATCCGTTTGGTTGCAGATTTAGTGTTTATCA ACCAAAATCGTCCACCAAGTATAACAGAAACTGGAGTGAGAGAAGTTTATTTCAAAGAAGGAGAAAAAATGAAGCTAAGTTGTGTAGCAAATGGTGTTCCAAAACCACA ttACAGATGGACAAAGAATGGAAAGGTGTTTGACCTCATTCGACACAAGGGCCGAATATTTATGCAATCTAATACTGGTACACTCCTTATGAAGAGAACGAAACGAAGAGATGAAGGAGTATACCAATGCGAAGCTTGGAATATTGAAGGTGTGTCACTATCAGACAAAATTACAGTTAAGAAAGCCAAACTGGAAGAATTTATTGATCCAAAGGATGTTACCCTTAAAGTAAAACGTGGACACTCGGTGAAGATTTCTTGTTTAGTTCCTCACAGCACGCCCAAAGCAAATGTATCCTGGGTCTTATGGAGTCTAATCGATGCATCAGTCACACAAGTTAACTTTGACGATAAAAGGTTTTCTCAAGACCTAAAAG GAAATCTGTATATTACAAACGTGAAAGACGAAGATTATCAAAATGGCAAATTGTATGTTTGTATGGCAAGTAATGACGTGGCTGGGCAAACGACGTTTTCTAACGGAACTGTCATTAAACCAACTGGAAAGAAAG ATGCTAATACATTTATAAGACCGCATCTAATGTGGGCTTCACCCGAAGAAACTATTGGAATTATGGGAGATCCTTTGAAGCTGAAATGTATATTCGGAGGAAA TCCATCCCCAAGCATACAATGGTCATTTTCTAACAATTACAATAATTTGTTGGTGAAAAACAAAACAGGAATCAGCATTAATGGTCAAGAATTAGGCTTTTATCGATTGCAGTTAACAGATAGAGGAAAATATACATGCTACGTGGAGGATCGAACTGGCGACAGCATAGAACACGTAATAAACCTTATCGTCAAag CTAATCCGTTCTGGCTTGAGGGAGGTCAGCCAAGTGATATTCATGTTGAGAGTAGAGTAGGAACAGTTGCTACTTTTTCATGTAAAGCAGGAGGATTCCCTACTCCTGAAATAAGCTGGTATATAAATAGCGTGTCACTAAAAG aatCTAACATCTCAGCAATGTCAGAAAATAGATTTCAGAATCCAAATGATTGCACCGTCACTATTACTGACGTAAGACTGACCGATGCTATGGTACTCCAATGTAATGCTTCAAATATGTATGGTTACTTGTTCTCAGATTTCTATCTTAACGTCTTTG aatttaaaCAAAGGGATACATAA